In the Vibrio sp. FE10 genome, TGATACAAGCAGCATAATTGGGGCAGCCCATGCAATAACATTCGTTTTTGTGAATGCGCGAAGTACTTGGAATCTCGACTGGCAATTTACAATAAGATTCATGTTTTTGGAGAAGCCCGCCCAAATCGAACCAAAGTCGGAATACATATGAGTACTCATGAGCTCGTCCGCAAAAGCCCAAAACGCTTTTAGTCCGCACATCTTCATTAGTTTTGCAAAAGCGATGTCTTCGGATATTTCGCTGGCTACCGCACTATGTCCACCTACGGCATCGTATGATTTTCGTGTAAAAAGCATGGCTTGGCCGTTAGCAATCGCGTCTTCTTTTGACTTGTCGTTAGCATCCTTGAAGTTCATATAAGACGCGATTGAGAGAAATATGCCGGGTAAGGTGACTTTCTCAACGGTTGATGTAAATGCTTGTTGAGGGTTGAACGACAGTAAATCCGTTTTGTGTCTTAAGGCGAAATGGATAACGTTCTGTAGCATCAAGGGTTCAGATTTTGTATCAGCATCGATAAAATACAAATACTCACCGGTAGCTTGCTGTGAGCCCACCATGCAAGCGTTGCTTTTCCCTAGCCAATTGGGCGGCAACTTTCTTCCCGATACACAACGAACATTAACACTTGATGCGTCGATGAGCGTATCAACAATGGTTCGTGTCGAGTCAGTAGAAAAATCGTCAACCACAATGATTTCAAACTTGTCTCTTGGATAGTTCTGCTTCATCAGAGAACCAAGGCTTGTCTCAATATTATCTTCTTCATTTCTCGCAGGGATAATGATGGACACGGTTGGCCATTTCGTTCTGTTCAACGAAGTTTTAGACGTAATGTGAACGCGATGTCGCGCTAAATTGG is a window encoding:
- a CDS encoding glycosyltransferase, with protein sequence MILAITSTLFCIVTIKFLITLANLARHRVHITSKTSLNRTKWPTVSIIIPARNEEDNIETSLGSLMKQNYPRDKFEIIVVDDFSTDSTRTIVDTLIDASSVNVRCVSGRKLPPNWLGKSNACMVGSQQATGEYLYFIDADTKSEPLMLQNVIHFALRHKTDLLSFNPQQAFTSTVEKVTLPGIFLSIASYMNFKDANDKSKEDAIANGQAMLFTRKSYDAVGGHSAVASEISEDIAFAKLMKMCGLKAFWAFADELMSTHMYSDFGSIWAGFSKNMNLIVNCQSRFQVLRAFTKTNVIAWAAPIMLLVSTQHFIGDPSSFNTYSLVINALMLIASMVTYFILVKELFIPARYAFAVPLGISLQSLLILNSYRLSKNNKVTWKGRALS